A genomic window from Phyllopteryx taeniolatus isolate TA_2022b chromosome 2, UOR_Ptae_1.2, whole genome shotgun sequence includes:
- the rcn1 gene encoding reticulocalbin-1 gives MDVFGLVCALLLLSWTTAAHGKPTARKERVIHETNLNERTQDDNDSFQYDHEAFLGKEEARTFDQLTPEESKDRLGKIVERIDSDANGLITTDELKAWIKRVQKRYVYENVAKVWADYDLNKDDKISWEEYKQATYGYYLANPDEFDDTTDQFSFKKMLPRDERRFKTADLDRDQAADREEFTAFLHPEEFDHMKDIVVQETLEDIDKNGDGHVDEDEYVADMFAHEDGGPEPDWLRTERDQFSDFRDLNKDGKMDRDEIRQWIMPQNYDHAQAEARHLVYESDQDKDQMLTKEEILENWNMFVGSQATNYGEDLTRNHDEL, from the exons ATGGATGTGTTCGGCTTGGTGTGCGCGCTGCTGCTGTTGTCGTGGACCACCGCGGCCCACGGGAAGCCCACTGCGAGGAAAGAGCGAGTCATTCACGAAACCAACCTAAACGAGCGAACTCAAGACGACAACGACAGCTTCCAGTACGACCACGAGGCCTTCCTGGGCAAGGAGGAGGCCAGGACGTTCGACCAGCTCACCCCGGAGGAGAGCAAGGACAGGCTCGG TAAAATAGTGGAGCGGATCGACAGCGACGCCAATGGCCTCATTACCACCGATGAGCTCAAAGCGTGGATCAAACGCGTCCAGAAGCGTTATGTTTATGAGAACGTAGCGAAGGTTTGGGCAGATTATGACCTGAACAAAGACGACAAGATCTCATGGGAAGAATACAAGCAGGCCACCTATGGATACTACCTCg CCAATCCAGATGAGTTTGACGACACGACTGACCAGTTCAGCTTCAAAAAGATGCTTCCCCGTGATGAGCGGAGGTTCAAAACAGCTGATCTGGACAGGGACCAGGCGGCTGACAGAGAAGAGTTCACAGCCTTCCTACACCCTGAGGAGTTTGACCATATGAAGGACATTGTGGTACAG GAAACCCTGGAGGACATTGACAAGAACGGCGATGGACACGTGGACGAGGACGAGTACGTCG CCGACATGTTTGCTCACGAGGACGGCGGCCCAGAGCCGGACTGGCTCAGAACCGAGAGGGATCAGTTCTCTGACTTCAGAGACTTGAACAAAGACGGTAAAATGGACCGGGATGAAATCCGCCAATGGATTATGCCGCAAAACTACGACCATGCCCAGGCTGAGGCGCGACACCTGGTCTACGAGTCTGACCAGGACAAG GACCAGATGTTGACTAAAGAAGAGATCCTGGAGAACTGGAACATGTTTGTAGGAAGTCAGGCCACCAACTACGGAGAGGACCTCACCCGGAATCATGATGAGCTTTGA